Genomic DNA from Impatiens glandulifera unplaced genomic scaffold, dImpGla2.1, whole genome shotgun sequence:
attttgttttataaaataaatatatactattatttaaaataaaatatattatttcttatattaatttataaaatataaaagaaaatgtttaaaacattaatttaaataataattaaccaaataataaatatttaatcaactttttttctaatttataaatataataactttcttttttatcatctgttataaaaaagtatatgttatgtctgttttttattttttttaaaatatattaataaaaaaacttaattaatataaaagtaatatttttattaattaatatttattttaatatatataatattattttattaagactaaaatatatataaattaataaaataattgttttattaaaaattaaaaataacttattaattttttataaagttataatataattaaaacaataaatttatatgaatagattaaaatattatattaaaaatatatatattatatatcatttacttattaaaattaaaactaaaattagaaagaaaataattatttaatattaaataaaattatcttattttttatatagttaaaagtgtaatatataaataaattaaatttattacagtgtttaaaaataaaaaatttatcaaattatcttattttttgtAACAGtgtaaaaatcaaaatattataaaatattttataaattaaatttataaaacaataaaatattatattaaaaatctataatatatatatatatatatatatatttataaacatttacaaataaataaattaaactctttttataaaaaaaaattataaaaggatattgttataatatatacctattaaattaatattattcttatattataaaactttattattttaataaatatatataaatatttattttttttataattaattatgttgtaGTTAAAATccattcaaattatatatatatatatatatatatatatatatatatatatatatatataatgtgaattttatttatttatttttatattaaaattttaatttaataaaattataatattaaaaattaccttaaataaaaaaaattaataagaaatgttacaatatattttattattttataaattaaaaaaataattaatatatttataaaatttgaaaataaaaattttatatttaatttatataataatttattttatataatttactaaaaatattcatatatgcaatataattattgaattaatataatttcttccaaaaacaaattaatataataattatcgaaaaaaaaataataattaaaaatatttttgaaaaaataattatataaaaaatttaagttttcaATCCATCATTTccacaaatatattaaataaattttagaaatatatacaaatatgaTAAGATCGGTGCTACTTATAGAGACTatggtctgactattgataaccgCTTATACATTTcagttcgattttaactctgttagaagttaaaatctgtttctattcttcacaaatccttcgaactcttgaaacaatttcaagtgcggaaatgttcgtcgaatttgaagttttgaaccaatgaaagatgaatgacagaaagtaaagaacacatggagttgtttatggatgtttggagcaaacactcctacatcaccccttcttacacaaccggaaggatatccactaaatattttgaatcaaatacaactttctaaactagctaactctctgttgaacaagacaacctttgttcaagttacaatattctcaacaatattctcacagctagacagtaattgattctttctctcttgaacttgaagaatgtaagaacttagtaagtgcaagagtaagcttgtGAATTCAGTGAACTGGAAAGGTATGATTCGTAAGGtgattcgtctgttgtccttgagcatctatttgtagtagaaggacatcaacggtcgaatctcCTTCATTGACACATagcaagcgtccattggaaggtCTCCCATAGTACCAGAAATCTGTAGACTCTGAGCAAAGAGATTGTGGTCGTACTAAACtggtagtgtgccgaatatcCTCTTAAAATTGTCTTGTATTGAacaaaccgttggaaggacatttgcgtacgtggtgttcgttcattggatacaattatcagttttgtcAAACTGCACAAAagtgagtggagtaggagtaggagtATGAGTAGcagacagctagttgatcgtggttagacgtatgctaactttagacagctgttgaagcaaggcattagactgCTCCATTGgactaccaagtctaagggagttagacgtcctcgtctaactgcgcATTCCaatagaccaccaagtctaatggagttagacgtcctcctctaactacgtatttcattagactatcaagtctaatgaagttagacgtcaatgtctaactatgtatccattagactaccacgtctaatggagtcggacttcaacgtctaactacgtacgtatcacattagactatcaagtctaatggagttagacgtctaggtctaactatgtttcctattagactaccacgtttaatggagttagacttcaatgtctaacttcgcatcccattaaactaccacgtctaattgagttagacttcaacgtctaacttcgcatcccattagactaccacgtctaatggagttagacttcaacgtctaacttcgcatcccattagactaccacgtctaatggagatagacttcaacgtctaacttcgtctaATTAGCATACTTAGatcacgtctaagttagcatagTCTAGTGCATCTGCACCAaaccaaatagacaacttagctttattcacaactaaacatcatcaaaattccgttctaaacatcatcaagATTATGTTCAAAACATCATCGAAATTCTGTTATTTAATGTTTCAAagcttttgtttatttctaagtcaattacttctcacttaattaactcttttttttactttatttttactttttcccaacaaaatatataatttgtttaaaataaaaactcctaacaatacttaaaaaataataattaataaataaaaatttataggtggtgataaaaaattataaataaaaatatattttgtaattacataatattatgttatttaatttatttttggtatatatatatatatattataaatgaaaataaatctgttgttttattttatattattttaaatattttttattttaattataaatagaaataatttatagaaatatagttactttttgaaataatatatgtatatatgtataaaaataattaaaacatatattataatttgtatatatatttattctcctgaaaataattatataagtttttgtttaagaatgttatatttaattattcaatatttacattaatatcatatattttttatgatcaCAAATCAGtaattaattcaaatacaaatttgttaattaaaatcaaagtaaaaaatatcatattgaGACTAGGTATCATAAGTTATACATCTTATATATGatcattgtttattttaatttaaaatgacatcacATTTTTTGGTCAAATtttaatggtttttttttttttttaacttaagtaGGAACAAAATAGCTATTACCTATTTTAATGAGGATGCACCTTACTGTAAACACAGGCCTTCAAACTCCTACtccacaccattaataaaaaattggtaTTCATGATATTTAGTTATAGGCTAATTATATAGTTGTTATTAAGATTACACTGCAAAAATTAGTGACGActatttttacattaataattaacaataaaaagtGATAACTCTAAAGTTGTTATAAGTTAATGTAATAATGgtagtatatataatttttgtaaagaaGGTAAGAATTTCATTATTCAAAAGTTTATACAAGTTGATGTGAAGATCAATGTCATTTTCGAGTTCAAATGTCAAATAATAGTCTTTCATTCTTGATCCATCAAAAGTGAGTCATTGGAGTTTAGAATATGTTTATACAAGAGATTAAAGTAAATGATGTATTATCACCATCGTTCTAAAGTTCATTCATTCATCGTATTACTAATTAACCCACAAATTGGATACCAAAACAATGTCgcaaattttattttctgcTATGGTTTTTCTTTTCGGTTATcaaaaacattgaaaaaaaaagtttttttaaaaattatataaagaatgttataaaaaaaaatatataataattatacaaaatttgtatatttatgaTATTCAACAATAATATCCTATCAAATAATCAAGATATGAATTAGTGTGGTTCTCAAATAAGTCAAAAGTCAAAAGTCAAAACCCAATTAACAATGACAATTTGTgttgttttattaaatggagttctaattttaaattgtgtCAATCTCAGTTCTAATCATTacaatttataattcatttgagtttttgtcctttatctttaaattcttcttttttttaataattaagttatcaattttttaacaataaatttagattaattttttaacaataattaactCTTTCTCCCACAGCATATACATACCCCTCTAGTTCTAGTGAACACGACAATATATTTCATACATATGTTCAAAAACGTATTAATCAGTTTAAAGACATGTAAACTagtttttgtaaattaataaatgtcTTAATTgggttaaaaatgtgttaaatggtTTATAACAAATCAAACgaataaaaaacgtgttaaatatgttgttaaaaaacatattacacaaataaaaaacgtattaaatagataaaatgtgtttattggattaaaacatgttaaattggttatatatattaaataaatcaacatatattaaatatgccaaaaataattttaataaatttagtttgtccaaaaaaatatttgtttcaataAAATAGAGTAATTGATTGTGTTTCTCTAATTCCAAAACTCATGTACAAAACTTAATCTAAAAGAACTTTGATTGTTCTATGCCATAATTTCATCAATATCATATCGTTATTTAAACATTTATCCTGAATTTGATTAAACAGAATTAGAGTGAaactttaaaatcaattaattttaagatacctaAAATCCTATAACgtaatataaaatcaattaaaacgaGTCTAACCTAATTAAACAACCCGAAGAAAAAcaatgaacaaattaaaaatggATAAAACAGAGGCGCCATTAATCTAAGCGACGAAGACGACGAGCTGCTGCTATTGGCAGTTTCATCACTCGGCGGTGGCGATGAAGAAGTTTCGTGTTCCTCCAAGACTTTTACTATCATTTTCTGACCTCTTTCACAATGACCGGAGACACCACTGATGAAATAAAACATGACCGGACTATCAAGAGTAAAGACAGTAGTGTTGCCGTCGTTAGAAAAGTAGATAGGTTGAGTAGACAAACATTTGTCATAATCATCTTGAGTCACCACCAATACAGAATCGTCTTTATAATTGAACCCTAATATTCATCATGCACAAAGAACAAATCTTTATTATAATTGAGATCAAACcctaatattcatatatatcatttcaaatctttataataattaagatcAAACCCTAATAGTCATCATTCACAATGAACAAATCTTTATAATAGTTAAGATCAAACCCTAATATTAATCATCATTCACAAAAAACAAATCTTTATAATAATTGAGATCAAACCCTAATAACAaatctttataataattaagatcAAACCCTAATATTCATCATTCACAAGAACAaatctttataataattaagatcAAAACCTAATATTCATCATTCACAAAGAACAAATCTTTATAACAGTACTTAAGATCAAACCCTAATATTAATCATCATTCACAAAGAACAAATCTTCATAATAATTAAGATCAAACCCTAATATTCATCATTCACAAAGAATAGATCTTCATAATAATTAAGATCAAACCCTAATATTCATCGTTCATAAAGAAcaaatctttataattattaagatCAAACCCTAAATCCAAAAACATAATCAAAACTTACGGAGAGTATCTTCGACTCTGAATCTGTGATTAGATGCCCATTTATTATAGTATCCAATATCTGAACCAGATGGAATGGACCATCCTTGATCATCGCCGACTATATATTGAAAAGACTCTGCAATTGGCAACGGGAAGAAGATGAATATCAAACTTATAAGCCCTAGGGTGATATTACTATTTGTCATGATTACATATGAAGAAGCTTTCAGTCTCTCGAATTAATGGTGATTTAGCTTCGAGAAAGATGAagttgtaaatataaaatatgtatatattatatccAGAGTTTGCAAGACCGAGTATCAAGTTTTGACTCAATCTTAGTTATTATGTTAGTGATAGAGAAATAACTTTGaatattactaaataataaatttatgtataatttattggtttagagtaatgatagggggagaaatgaataataatagaggatgaataaatctaattaactcatttttatttacaaaatatataaggAAAGAGTTTCTAAGAAAATGAGTtgcatattatttattattcaagtTAGAAATATTCAATCATATTTTCAGTTTAATTTCTCAGTTTGAAGATTGATGTGGaggaaagaaataaaatgacatttttttttattaagtgaTCATAATGTTGTTAATTCTTATGAAAAGTTAAAAAGTGAATCGagaatagaataattaataatttatatatttaatttttattgtcttttatatatattaatgtatttttaaactTAGATTTATATAGTTTGTAATagaaattagttatttattttctttcttattattacttatttgaaaaaatacataaataaattaaatgagaaaggaaagaaagaaagaaaagtaatggtgagaaaaataaataaatgcataattattaaagaaagaaaagtaatggtgagaaaaataaataaatgcataattattaattagcattTCAACTCATTTTAGATACATTAATTTGGTGTGCAAAACAATTGCTATTATATCATTAGCATTATTTTACTAGGCAGTTTTTGTTgtttaatttgagaaaaattacatttcatatatttgtcaataatcaaaaaataattttgacctTTAGTctatttgtaattttttgtgCAACTCGTTTGATCATGgttaaaaatggagaaattatattttgatgtaaatCTTGATACGTTTCACatgaaaatttgttaaataaaacgtTCTTATAACTTAATAGTAAAttgtaacaataataaaaagattaataatgcatttttttttgtgaatacTCATATAGCTTATAAGTAGTATAAAACATGAACTCATGTTTCTAAGATTATGGATTTCAGCATGAAACCAAACATGGAAAATAGACCGACAAGTTAGGGTTCTCATAAATGAGAGAAAAAGATGTAAAAGTCGCCAAAATGTATGTTAGTTTTTCTTAAACTAGATTGcttcatatttttttggaaGAAATTTTTGTAAGGGTactttttttagattaaaagtTAACATGTTAAGTAAAAGTtgtgataattatttatttgaataaatcattttattatcgCAAAATTATATAAGTCTAAGAAAATTTATGCTTTTCctccaacataaaaaaaatgttggacCACCGTGAACCCATATCCTTAATTAATTGTGTCTTTGTCCATAAATTAGATTAGGCCTagttaattgttaaaataatataattcaaaaaatatcattttactatTTTCTCCTCTATCACATTACTCCGTactatcattaattaaaatattaaaatactttttattttaaattattattttttattatatattaatacattttaaagtcattttattcaaaaatattctcttcttcttaaAATCaccataatcattatttttttaaataattcaattttttttttttttaaatattcagaGGAGAAGGCTTATAAatcaaagtcatgatcaaaatatatatatatttatatattgggGTTTTTCAGATGTCTAGTTTCTTCTTAGCCTTCCAATAATAGGCACCCAACTACTTTGtgttaaaattcaaaataatgcgTCATACACTTCATATTTTCAGCTTGAACATttttcaagaaaagaaaaatgtgCCATTTGAGGATTGagttttataagtattttttagaagaaaaaaactttgttggataaaaaacattacaaaattcatTTGCTGAgtactaaaatatcattaaattaatttgttttctctctgataaattaattttaaatataaattgtaattttagtgatgtttttaactaaaaatacttaaataaccTAAAAATCCAAATATAACAAGCTCTTccttaaatttgattttttttttataaataagacgCTTTTTTCAGAACTTGAAACTTGTCAATTCATCCCAATTtcgaaaaaaaagtaattagtaAAATTACATTTTCATGAAATCTCAAACACTTTTTCATGATAACTCTCGAAATTCCTTGAAAAAGGTGCAcctcatttaatttaatttattgatagTCCAAGACTTTTTAATACTTCTAGAGTTGCGTCTCAGTTTAAACAAGAAAAATGTCTAAtgttttttggaaattttttcatttgtttttgaatatgttttaaataaaataaatgaaacacagatttattaattttttaattcaaacttggatcaaacttaaaaaattattttcttagtaTATAGTTGGTTTTGAAAAAACCTCTTAAAGTTATACTTTATGATTTTTAATAGCTAGGCACTAGAAAAGTCCACACtgattcatttaaataattgaaatgaatAACTCAAACATGCCATCATGCATAAACAACGGTTTCATCTAGAAGgcatccatttttttttttacttatttaaggGTTTCTTTGATGGcaattcaacaaattaaatcataaatattataatgaaaatt
This window encodes:
- the LOC124917241 gene encoding stellacyanin-like, whose amino-acid sequence is MAANGSSGDRTAAAEAEVKAVGGREELLLSRLPKWIHVPPSESFQYIVGDDQGWSIPSGSDIGYYNKWASNHRFRVEDTLRFNYKDDSVLVVTQDDYDKCLSTQPIYFSNDGNTTVFTLDSPVMFYFISGVSGHCERGQKMIVKVLEEHETSSSPPPSDETANSSSSSSSSLRLMAPL